Proteins encoded together in one Rossellomorea sp. y25 window:
- a CDS encoding ABC transporter permease subunit, which yields MNVYIREMKAHRKSLIIWCIGMVALIGSGMGKFAGFSSSGQSMNELMAQMPKSLQAFLGVGSLDMSTASGFYGVLFLYIVLLSTIHAAMIGATIISKEERDKTVEFLFVKPLPRKKIIVIKLLAALTQVGILLIITWSASLFIVGSYSDGEHIISDIGMTMVGMFILQVLFLVIGTAIAALTKMPGKAATLATGVLLATFILSFAIDLSGKLEGLKYLTPFKYFEAKNVMDGGLESGFVGISVVLIGVLAVSTFVFYDKRDLNV from the coding sequence ATGAACGTATATATTAGAGAAATGAAGGCTCACCGCAAATCCCTCATCATTTGGTGCATAGGGATGGTAGCGTTGATCGGTTCGGGGATGGGGAAGTTTGCAGGATTCTCTTCTTCAGGTCAATCCATGAATGAGCTAATGGCCCAAATGCCTAAATCACTCCAAGCATTTCTAGGCGTAGGTAGTCTCGATATGTCGACGGCCAGTGGATTTTATGGAGTACTCTTTCTGTATATAGTGTTGCTCTCTACCATTCATGCTGCAATGATTGGTGCAACAATCATCTCAAAGGAAGAAAGGGATAAAACCGTAGAGTTTTTGTTCGTTAAACCCCTGCCCAGGAAGAAAATCATAGTGATTAAATTGTTGGCAGCTCTCACGCAAGTCGGGATTCTGTTGATCATCACATGGTCAGCTTCTTTATTCATAGTAGGAAGCTATAGTGATGGAGAGCACATCATCAGCGATATTGGAATGACCATGGTAGGAATGTTTATATTACAAGTACTATTTTTAGTAATCGGAACAGCGATTGCAGCTTTGACCAAAATGCCTGGAAAAGCCGCTACATTAGCAACAGGTGTTTTATTAGCCACCTTCATCCTTTCCTTTGCCATAGACTTGAGCGGAAAACTCGAAGGCTTGAAATATCTCACACCATTCAAATACTTTGAAGCGAAGAATGTGATGGATGGTGGTTTGGAATCGGGATTCGTAGGAATATCAGTTGTTTTGATAGGCGTGCTGGCAGTATCTACGTTTGTGTTTTATGATAAGCGGGATTTGAATGTGTAG
- a CDS encoding type 1 glutamine amidotransferase domain-containing protein — MSKNILMVVTTADKMNEDHKTGLWLSEFGEAYVEFARLGYSVTVASPLGGKAPVDARSLEGDTPQDILDTAKYLENTLKLEDIIDHSQFDAIFLPGGHGTMFDLPDNSKLQDIIRELYEGDKVVAAVCHGPAGLVGVKLSDGTPLVAGKAVTAFTDEEEKETTLDRFMPFLLETRLRELGAEFVATANWTDHIQVAGNIITGQNPQSTVSVAKEVVKRLS; from the coding sequence ATGAGTAAAAATATATTAATGGTCGTTACAACGGCTGACAAGATGAATGAGGACCATAAAACAGGACTTTGGTTATCGGAATTTGGTGAAGCATATGTTGAATTTGCTCGTTTAGGGTATTCCGTTACAGTAGCAAGTCCACTGGGTGGAAAAGCACCGGTTGATGCCCGCAGCTTAGAGGGGGATACCCCTCAAGACATATTAGACACAGCGAAGTATCTGGAAAACACGTTGAAACTTGAAGATATCATAGATCATTCTCAATTTGATGCTATTTTCTTACCAGGTGGGCACGGGACGATGTTTGATCTGCCGGATAATTCAAAACTTCAAGATATCATTCGAGAATTATACGAAGGGGATAAAGTGGTAGCGGCTGTATGTCACGGACCCGCTGGACTAGTCGGAGTGAAATTATCAGATGGAACCCCATTAGTAGCAGGGAAAGCAGTTACAGCTTTTACAGATGAAGAAGAGAAGGAAACGACACTAGATCGCTTTATGCCTTTCCTTTTAGAAACACGATTGCGCGAGCTTGGAGCAGAATTTGTTGCTACAGCAAATTGGACCGATCATATCCAAGTGGCCGGAAACATTATCACAGGTCAAAATCCACAATCAACTGTGAGTGTAGCAAAAGAAGTTGTAAAGAGATTAAGCTAA
- a CDS encoding putative quinol monooxygenase: protein MSSITITAILTAKPGREEQLYQELIQVITPSRREDGCIEYSLHQSLANNATFVFYETWESEEALASHIESEHYNRYRQNTVTLVEKREVYRLQKVDI, encoded by the coding sequence ATGTCATCAATTACGATTACCGCAATCCTGACTGCAAAGCCTGGTAGGGAAGAGCAACTATATCAAGAATTAATCCAAGTGATAACACCTTCTCGCCGGGAAGATGGATGCATCGAATATTCGCTTCATCAATCATTAGCAAATAACGCGACCTTTGTTTTTTATGAAACATGGGAGAGTGAAGAAGCTCTGGCATCTCATATTGAATCTGAGCATTACAATCGTTATCGACAAAACACAGTAACACTGGTTGAGAAACGAGAAGTATATCGGCTGCAGAAAGTAGATATATAA
- a CDS encoding LysR family transcriptional regulator: MIDFEWYRSFISIYKHRSVSAAAKARILTQPAMSQHLSALESEVGEPLFIRAPRKMIPTLKGKELYTKIVPLIENLESATLEIRHAYSKTSLAPIVRFGSPAEYFTKAVIPQLKDIDIRFIVQFSTAGLLLEKLEKDELDFTITTQKLNTSSIEYVKIVEEEFVVVTPASYSSSAVEISDIEVWLMEQKWLSYGVELPIVRRYWREHFGKRPEVPPIHIVPDLRTILEAIENGMGVSILPTYLLKDSLEAKRSKVMFPHLSVNNTIYAAYKIEHRSNPVIEGIVKKLKGEE, from the coding sequence ATGATTGATTTTGAATGGTATCGCAGTTTTATTAGTATTTATAAGCATCGTTCCGTATCCGCTGCAGCGAAAGCGCGTATTTTGACTCAGCCAGCGATGAGCCAGCATCTATCGGCATTAGAGTCTGAAGTGGGCGAACCACTGTTTATCCGTGCACCACGTAAAATGATTCCCACGCTTAAGGGGAAAGAATTATATACGAAAATTGTGCCTCTCATTGAAAACCTAGAAAGCGCGACCCTTGAGATCAGACACGCTTATTCTAAAACGTCCCTTGCGCCCATCGTTCGGTTTGGTTCCCCTGCTGAATACTTCACGAAAGCAGTCATCCCTCAGTTGAAGGATATCGACATACGTTTTATCGTTCAATTTAGTACCGCCGGTTTATTATTGGAAAAGTTGGAGAAAGATGAACTCGACTTTACCATAACAACTCAAAAGCTGAACACGTCTTCGATTGAGTATGTCAAGATAGTAGAAGAAGAATTTGTTGTTGTCACACCGGCAAGCTATTCTTCAAGTGCCGTTGAAATTTCAGATATTGAAGTGTGGTTAATGGAACAGAAGTGGTTAAGCTATGGAGTCGAGCTCCCGATTGTTAGAAGATACTGGAGAGAACATTTCGGCAAGAGACCTGAAGTGCCACCGATTCACATTGTACCGGATCTTCGGACGATTCTAGAAGCGATTGAAAACGGTATGGGAGTAAGTATTCTTCCAACGTATTTATTAAAAGATAGTCTGGAGGCAAAGAGGTCAAAGGTAATGTTCCCTCATCTTTCCGTAAACAATACGATTTATGCTGCATATAAGATCGAACATCGGAGTAATCCAGTGATAGAGGGTATAGTCAAAAAGTTAAAGGGAGAAGAGTGA
- a CDS encoding DinB family protein: MDKEITMIEDIRSDLLNSVSDLTNDELNKRIEEGRWTIMQVLDHLYLMEKSLTKAIQTTLARGEEQEVSSKPIHYTVNRSTKVDAPPFVVPTEENLTLQEMKDKLEESRKDLLTFLDTTHKEALQKKAYPHPVFGLIRLDEWVPFIGYHEKRHLEQIEELKGKL, encoded by the coding sequence TTGGATAAAGAGATTACCATGATTGAGGACATCCGTTCTGACCTATTGAATAGTGTGAGCGATTTAACGAATGATGAATTGAACAAAAGAATTGAAGAAGGCCGATGGACAATCATGCAAGTGCTTGATCACCTGTATCTAATGGAGAAATCGTTGACGAAAGCGATTCAAACAACTTTAGCTAGAGGTGAAGAGCAGGAAGTATCGTCGAAGCCGATTCACTATACGGTAAATCGGTCGACGAAAGTAGATGCACCTCCATTTGTCGTTCCTACTGAAGAAAACCTTACACTTCAAGAAATGAAGGACAAACTTGAAGAATCACGAAAAGACCTTCTAACATTTCTGGATACAACACATAAAGAAGCTCTACAAAAAAAAGCATATCCCCATCCCGTTTTCGGACTTATCCGTTTAGATGAATGGGTACCGTTTATTGGATATCATGAGAAGAGGCATTTAGAGCAGATTGAAGAACTAAAGGGAAAATTATAA
- a CDS encoding MDR family MFS transporter → MSSNINSKAILITFMIGAFFAILNETLLNIALTELMAVFNVDAPTVQWLATGFMLVMGVLMPISALLIQWFTTRQMFIGVMSVFLLGTVIAACALNFPMLLAGRMIQAVGTGLLIPVIMNALLLIYRPEVRGKIMGTFGLVIMFAPAIGPTLSGVIVDLLGWRWLFITVIPFAVFSILFALKYLQNVGEITRPSVDILSIILSSIGIGGIVYGFSSAGEESAGFTSLKIIVIISIAIISLILFVLRQLKLDEPLLDVRVFRYKSYARGVSIFVIVIMAMFASEIVMPMYLQGPLGYSAKAAGLLLLPGALLNGLMSPTMGSLFDKYGPRKLIIPGTLTLVGVMIFFSTINPSTPIWLFVLFYMVLMLSISAIMMPAQTNGLNELPKHLYPHGTAIANTLQPVAGALGVSIFVSIMTQSQAGYIEGQSGELTEGVLNKAMTYGVHHAYWFALALAAVAFFISLFIRKAVAPDFDGEGEKTGSES, encoded by the coding sequence ATGTCATCAAATATCAATTCAAAAGCGATCCTCATTACGTTTATGATAGGTGCTTTTTTTGCCATATTAAATGAAACGTTGTTAAATATCGCCCTAACCGAATTAATGGCCGTATTTAACGTCGATGCTCCCACGGTTCAGTGGTTAGCAACAGGATTCATGCTCGTGATGGGTGTGCTGATGCCAATCTCCGCCCTTCTTATCCAATGGTTCACGACTCGTCAAATGTTTATTGGTGTAATGAGTGTGTTTCTTCTAGGCACGGTGATTGCTGCATGTGCCCTGAATTTCCCTATGTTACTTGCTGGCCGGATGATCCAGGCCGTTGGTACCGGTTTACTCATTCCTGTCATCATGAATGCCTTATTACTTATTTACAGGCCTGAAGTCCGTGGTAAAATCATGGGTACGTTTGGACTGGTGATTATGTTTGCACCAGCGATCGGACCGACTCTTTCTGGCGTGATTGTCGACTTGTTAGGGTGGAGATGGTTATTCATAACGGTCATTCCCTTCGCCGTATTCTCTATTCTATTCGCTCTGAAATATTTACAAAATGTCGGCGAAATCACTCGACCAAGTGTGGATATCTTGTCCATTATCCTTTCTTCGATTGGTATTGGAGGAATTGTTTACGGATTTAGTTCGGCGGGAGAAGAATCTGCAGGGTTTACGTCTCTGAAAATCATTGTGATTATTTCAATTGCGATAATAAGCTTGATTCTATTCGTCTTACGGCAGTTAAAGCTTGATGAACCACTTCTCGATGTTCGTGTTTTCCGTTATAAAAGCTATGCGAGAGGAGTATCGATTTTCGTCATCGTCATCATGGCTATGTTTGCATCGGAAATCGTCATGCCTATGTATTTACAAGGACCTCTCGGATACTCTGCAAAAGCAGCCGGATTATTATTACTTCCCGGGGCACTTTTAAATGGGCTAATGTCTCCAACGATGGGATCGCTTTTTGATAAGTACGGCCCAAGAAAACTGATCATTCCAGGAACCTTAACATTAGTCGGGGTAATGATATTCTTTAGCACAATTAACCCATCTACACCGATCTGGTTATTCGTTCTTTTTTATATGGTTTTGATGCTTTCCATTTCAGCCATCATGATGCCTGCACAAACGAATGGTTTAAATGAACTACCGAAACATTTATATCCACATGGTACCGCCATTGCAAACACCCTGCAGCCAGTCGCTGGAGCTTTAGGTGTTTCAATCTTTGTCAGCATCATGACTCAAAGTCAGGCCGGGTATATTGAAGGGCAATCGGGTGAGTTAACAGAAGGAGTCTTAAACAAGGCCATGACCTACGGTGTACATCATGCTTATTGGTTTGCTCTTGCCTTAGCTGCTGTCGCTTTCTTTATTTCGTTATTTATCCGGAAAGCTGTTGCTCCTGATTTTGATGGAGAAGGAGAAAAGACTGGAAGTGAAAGTTAA
- a CDS encoding efflux RND transporter permease subunit — protein MLKAILNRSKITLIFILLFVIIGIFTFLQLPQREIPETSVNIGTVSTVYPGATVDSVERTVTNPIESSLQSIDGIKEISSSSSAGFSTIIVEVEDGENKKEVFGDVRQAVSDASTSFPDEVFDPEINESTVKMPIVSYHLTSDSEESLFALREQLTRWQEEVKEITGVSSVTVKGLPEEEIVIELKQDELKESGLNPSTVMSAINDEYYPTPLGKQEVDNEVVQLTVDHYSTLDEMNELFVGKNPQGESVYLQDIANINVSSKEVKDIVTFEGKPSLSFTAFVQAGEDIPSVDEKVSDKVDELAKSLPSDVKLEPYYSQASIVTDIFDGLFMSLAISVVAVILTTALGLTVSGAFVVALAVPISVLIGLIPLPFSGVDLNQISVIGAIIALGILVDDSIVVNDNIQRRYKLGDRALMGAINGVKEIWVSILTSSLAIVFTFLPLVFLSGGNGAFIRALPTVLITTIIASTLVALIFVPILRYLLYSKTTKKVSDAPGLLGKPLNKLADFYADSVLKKFSKRPFVVSFIGLVFTTAIFGLIALTPFEFFPSADREEVTIDVTLPIGTTIEETAITLEDMEQLLKTDEGVYETSAFAGTGLPNLFNSSLSNSGQNTGQLVARVDRENQTAQGLIDEWTDKLREEYPDAKIFMETIQQGPPAGAPVTVTVSGPEMEQLIELRDTISSEIEKLETDLVVDNVGEMEPTIEYVPNRELLEENGITINQISQQLRLATEGIPMKAFDNGVTKRDMTLVLEGNDEEVDLSSLEVPAEIANPAGPPKLISLDELVTPEKKEELQLIPHKDGERAITIRAFPENEENYKENVQDIVKDVRENLDDNNYSITLGGENEAQNDFFAEITVLFTIVIFLVYLVIALQFNSLSLPFLVLVAVYLAIAGAILGLFVTQTPISFLGVMGMVSLTGIVVRNSVVLIEFIEQGLKNGMGVKEAVVESGRTRIRPILLTALTSIVALIPVAVSGDALFTPLAVTIISGILFSAVLTLIIVPMMYLVFHRFRRRKREA, from the coding sequence ATGTTGAAGGCTATTTTAAACCGTTCCAAAATCACACTGATTTTTATCTTATTATTTGTGATTATCGGTATTTTCACTTTTCTACAATTACCACAGAGAGAAATACCTGAAACAAGCGTGAACATTGGAACGGTCAGCACCGTTTATCCTGGTGCAACCGTTGACTCTGTTGAGAGGACAGTGACCAATCCCATCGAATCTTCTCTGCAATCCATTGATGGAATTAAAGAAATCAGTTCCTCCTCTTCAGCCGGTTTCTCTACTATTATTGTAGAGGTTGAAGATGGAGAAAACAAAAAAGAAGTGTTTGGAGATGTTCGACAAGCGGTTTCAGATGCTTCCACCTCTTTTCCTGACGAGGTATTCGATCCGGAAATTAACGAATCCACTGTAAAAATGCCGATTGTTTCGTATCACCTTACAAGTGATAGTGAAGAGTCACTTTTCGCTCTTCGTGAACAATTGACTCGTTGGCAGGAAGAAGTCAAGGAAATCACTGGTGTCTCCAGTGTAACGGTAAAAGGATTACCCGAAGAAGAAATTGTCATTGAATTAAAACAGGATGAACTAAAAGAGTCCGGACTTAATCCTTCCACTGTCATGAGTGCGATTAATGATGAATACTATCCCACTCCTCTAGGAAAGCAAGAAGTCGATAACGAAGTCGTTCAATTAACGGTGGATCACTACTCGACTCTTGATGAAATGAACGAGCTTTTTGTTGGTAAGAACCCTCAAGGAGAATCGGTCTATTTACAAGATATAGCCAACATTAACGTTTCGTCTAAAGAAGTAAAAGATATTGTTACATTTGAAGGTAAGCCATCCCTATCCTTTACAGCATTTGTTCAGGCTGGGGAAGATATCCCTTCTGTGGATGAGAAAGTAAGCGACAAAGTGGATGAACTGGCAAAGTCTCTTCCATCTGATGTGAAACTTGAACCTTATTACTCTCAGGCATCGATTGTAACAGACATTTTTGATGGATTATTTATGTCACTTGCCATTTCAGTTGTTGCGGTCATCCTGACTACAGCTCTTGGACTTACGGTTTCTGGTGCGTTCGTCGTTGCTTTAGCCGTTCCGATTTCCGTACTTATAGGTCTAATTCCACTTCCGTTTTCAGGCGTGGACTTAAACCAAATATCTGTCATCGGTGCCATCATTGCTCTTGGTATATTGGTTGATGACTCGATTGTAGTAAATGATAATATTCAACGTCGTTACAAGCTTGGCGACCGTGCACTAATGGGAGCCATAAATGGGGTAAAAGAAATTTGGGTATCGATCCTGACATCTTCTCTAGCCATAGTGTTCACCTTCCTTCCACTTGTTTTCTTATCAGGGGGGAATGGGGCATTTATAAGGGCATTACCTACAGTATTAATTACGACTATTATTGCTTCAACACTTGTAGCGCTGATATTCGTTCCAATCTTGAGATATCTGCTTTACAGTAAAACAACGAAAAAAGTATCTGATGCTCCTGGTTTATTAGGGAAGCCATTGAATAAGCTCGCTGATTTTTATGCTGACAGTGTATTGAAAAAGTTTTCAAAAAGACCTTTCGTGGTATCTTTCATCGGCCTTGTATTCACAACCGCCATCTTTGGTCTCATTGCCCTTACACCGTTTGAATTCTTCCCGTCAGCTGACCGTGAAGAAGTAACGATTGATGTAACGTTACCAATCGGTACAACGATTGAAGAAACAGCTATCACCTTAGAAGACATGGAACAACTGTTAAAAACAGACGAAGGTGTATATGAAACTTCAGCGTTTGCAGGTACGGGACTACCTAACTTATTTAACAGCTCTCTTTCAAATTCCGGTCAAAATACAGGTCAATTGGTCGCGAGAGTCGATCGTGAAAACCAAACGGCTCAAGGACTGATTGACGAGTGGACTGACAAACTGAGGGAAGAATATCCAGATGCGAAGATCTTCATGGAAACGATCCAGCAAGGTCCTCCTGCAGGAGCTCCCGTTACAGTTACGGTTTCTGGTCCTGAGATGGAACAATTAATTGAACTTCGTGACACGATTTCATCTGAAATTGAAAAACTGGAAACTGATCTAGTGGTTGATAATGTTGGAGAAATGGAGCCAACGATTGAATATGTTCCAAACCGCGAGCTTCTTGAGGAAAATGGAATTACAATCAATCAGATCAGCCAACAGCTTCGATTGGCAACAGAAGGCATTCCTATGAAAGCCTTTGATAATGGTGTTACGAAACGTGATATGACACTGGTTTTAGAAGGAAATGATGAAGAAGTCGACCTGTCTTCTCTAGAGGTTCCCGCTGAAATAGCTAATCCTGCTGGACCACCAAAGCTGATTTCACTTGATGAGCTAGTGACTCCTGAGAAGAAAGAAGAGCTTCAACTCATCCCTCATAAAGACGGAGAGCGTGCAATCACGATTCGTGCTTTCCCTGAGAATGAAGAGAACTATAAAGAAAATGTCCAGGATATCGTGAAAGATGTACGAGAAAACCTTGACGACAACAATTATTCCATTACATTAGGTGGAGAGAATGAAGCTCAGAATGACTTCTTTGCGGAGATTACAGTCCTATTTACAATCGTCATTTTCCTTGTGTATCTAGTCATTGCCCTTCAATTTAATTCTTTATCACTTCCGTTCTTAGTTCTTGTCGCGGTTTATCTTGCCATTGCAGGTGCGATTCTAGGGTTATTCGTTACTCAAACCCCAATCAGCTTCCTGGGTGTTATGGGTATGGTATCATTAACCGGTATTGTTGTGAGGAACTCTGTCGTGTTAATTGAGTTTATTGAGCAAGGATTGAAGAATGGTATGGGTGTGAAAGAAGCTGTCGTGGAATCAGGACGGACCCGAATTCGCCCAATTCTATTAACGGCTCTCACATCAATTGTTGCACTTATTCCAGTTGCAGTCAGTGGAGATGCCCTTTTTACACCACTTGCTGTTACCATTATTTCAGGTATCCTGTTCTCAGCTGTATTAACGCTGATCATAGTTCCGATGATGTATCTTGTCTTTCACCGCTTTAGAAGAAGAAAGCGCGAAGCATAA